In Cyclobacteriaceae bacterium, the DNA window GTTGGATTTTTTCTCCTTTTGAGACCAAGCTGTGCCCGCTCGATTCACTGCCGTCCAAAGAGGTTGTAGTCATTTTGTCTGCGGCGAATTCTGTGAGGTGTGCCTGGTGGTGATCCATCCAAATTCCGATTTTTAAAGCTTTCATTGATTGACTTGTTTAATTTGACACAAGCTATCCTGACACCAGGAATGAATGGCTGACCGAAGTCATTGCCGCGAATGATGTTTGTTGGGTTCCTGCCAGGAATGATGTTAAGTTTTTTTATTTTTTTTGAAGGGAGGAGCCGTGGGTATTTGTCTCTTTCTGCAAGCGTTCTTCCAGAATAGAATCGCGCAGGCTGACAAAGTCCGACAGGATGAGAATGATCGAGAAGTAGTATAACATGATTTCACCCATGACCAGGAGTTTAGCCGGCAGGCTTATAGGTATCACATCATAAAAGCCCAGGTTGTTAAAACCAAGCATACTCAGGTAAAAAAATTCGAATATGAGCTCAGCAGGATTTAGTCCTGTTGGAACACCTGTGAAATGCGAATCATCAATATGATAGAGGCAAAAGTAGTCGACCGAAAACGAAAAGATAATCGTCAGGACGTTGAAGGTCATAAACATGAGAAACCGGAAGTAGGCCACGTTCTTATTTACTACATGAAATATTTTTCGCAGACTTTGCAGTATGAAGAATATATTTTTTATGAGCGCCAGAATAAAAATCAGCCAGGTGGTGGTGATCGGATCCAGGACGTGGTATTCATTTAAAAAAAATATTACGGCGCCAAGGCCGATGATCAGCGTGTACTTAAGAATAAGTTCTATCGTATCGCCTGATTTAAGCAATGCCATTTTTGAACGTGGTGTCATTGTTTATCATTTACAGATCACAATTTCTTCCGGTCCGGAGCGATGAGGTGTTTCATGGATGATCACTCCACGTGCTACCAGTACGATGCCAAGCACAATTAATGAAACTGTGGTGAAGCGCTGAAGGCTGATATGAAAACGTTGCATGATTTCTTTGAGTACGCTGGTGAATCCCAGCATAACGGCGAGTGTCCCCAGCCCAAAGAAAATCATGAAGAGAAATCCCGAGCAATAACCTGGCAAAATGAAGCAATAGGTGAGCGCCATGTAAGTCAGCCCGCAGGGCAACAAACCATTGAGTGCGCCAAGCAGGAAATACGACATGGTATTTTTTTCTTTTAACAAGGTGGCGAACATTGATTTTGCACCCGAAGAAATCCTGTGCATAACGGATGTGATGATGGGGATGCGGTTTAACAGGTTGGAACCGGTAACGCCAATAAGAAGCAGCAGAATTCCCAGCGATATGGTCAGCCAGGTCTGGTAGGCGGACAAGGAAAGAATGGACCCGAACGACGACGCCACCATTCCCATCAGTCCATACATGAGGATGCGGCCACCATTATATAATAACCGGTTATAAAAGTACGGCCGCTGATAACTGGTGACTGCCATTACCAGAGGACTGCACATCCCAAGGCAATGCAGGCTTCCAGCAAGTCCTAGTAAAAAGGCGGTGAACAGCATCTACTACATATTATAGTGTGACCGATCTCTCCTGGAAGTAGTCTTTCCCCTGCCCTGACCACTGGAGCTTGATTTGGTAGCGGCCTTTAGGCAGACCATTAATCGGAAATTGTTCCAGAAGGCGATTAGCGGTGAGATCAAACTTTTTATCCAGTCCTCCATCGGAAGGGCGGAAAAAGATGATGCTACCCTTTTCTATTGGAATGAGCTTGACCCATTGAATGGTAAGTGTGTCAACAGTGAGTAGCAAGACTGGTTTGGAAATAAGAGCGTTGTAATTGTTCATCGCGGTGATACGGGTTTCGTATTGCAACTCTTCCTGATAGTAGTTTTTTGATACAAGGTTCACCGATTCTTTCATGCAGACGATTACCAATACGCCGATGAAGAGCGCGAATAAGACGAAGGCAACGATAATGGATTTTCCCCAGTTCATGGTTTAATTGGTTTAATGGTAGAGACCGGCCCGATAAATTTCA includes these proteins:
- a CDS encoding sulfite exporter TauE/SafE family protein; the protein is MLFTAFLLGLAGSLHCLGMCSPLVMAVTSYQRPYFYNRLLYNGGRILMYGLMGMVASSFGSILSLSAYQTWLTISLGILLLLIGVTGSNLLNRIPIITSVMHRISSGAKSMFATLLKEKNTMSYFLLGALNGLLPCGLTYMALTYCFILPGYCSGFLFMIFFGLGTLAVMLGFTSVLKEIMQRFHISLQRFTTVSLIVLGIVLVARGVIIHETPHRSGPEEIVICK